A window of Roseateles sp. XES5 genomic DNA:
GGCACCTCCTCGACCATGATCGGGGCCATCCTGCTTGCCGCCGTCAGCGGCCTCGGCTTCTACTACATCGAGAACTTCTGGCTCTGGTTCCCGCTGCGCATCGTCTTCCACGGCGCGACGACCATGCTCTTCATCCTCTCGGAGTTCTGGATCAACGCCGCCGCCCCGCCGCGCCGGCGCGGCCTCGTGCTCGGCATCTACGCCACCGTGCTGTCGCTGGGCTTCGCCACCGGGCCCCTCATCTTCTCGCTGATCGGCAGCGAGGGCGTGCTGCCCTTCGCGCTCGGCGCCGTGATCATCCTGCTGGCCGCCCTGCCGATCTTCATCGCCCGCGGCGAAAGCCCCACCATCGACGAGAAGCCGGAGCTGCATTTCATGCGCTACATCCTTCTCGTGCCCACGGCGACGGCGGCGGTCTTCATCTTCGGCGCCGTCCAGGTGGGCGGGCTCTCGCTGCTGCCGATCTACGCCACCCGCGCCGGCTTCACGGAGGCGCAGGCCGCCCTCCTGCTCACCGTCATGGGCATCGGCAACATGGCCTTCCAGATCCCGCTCGGCATGCTCTCCGACCGCATGCGCGACCGCCGCAGCCTTCTGACCATCATGGCCGCCATCGGCCTCCTCGGCTCGCTGTCGCTGCCCATCATCTCGCACAACTGGCTGCTGATGGCCGGCGTGCTCCTGGTGTGGGGCGGCTGCGTGGCGGGCCTCTATACCGTCGGCCTCAGCCATCTCGGCTCACGACTCGTCGGGGCCGACCTTGCCGCCGCCAATGCCGCCTTCATCTTCTGCTATGCGGTCGGCACCGTGATCGGCCCGCAGGCGATCGGCGCGGCGATGGACGTTTCCGGCAATGACGGTTTTGCCTGGGCAATCGTCGCCTTCTTCGGCTTTTACCTCGTACTTTCTATGGCCCGAATGGTTTTCCGACCGAAACGGGCTTGACTTTTCGGGCGCGATTTGTAGTTTCCGGCCAGATTTAAAGCCGTGGAACAGAATGGCTGTCCGCGGCTTCGTTTTTCATAAAGGCAGGACGACCATGGCCAAGGCTACCACCATCAAGATCAAGCTGCTGTCGACGGCCGACACCGGTTTCTTCTACGTGACCACGAAGAACAGCCGTACGATGACGGAAAAGATGACCAAGACGAAGTACGATCCGGTCGTCAAGAAGCACGTCGAATTCAAGGAAACCAAGATCAAGTAATCTTGGGAGCCTTTCGAGGTTCGCAAAGGCGCTGGACGGAAACGTCCGGCGCCTTTTCTTTGGCCCCTGCCCGCCCACAACCGGATACAGCCGCACGAATCAAAAACGCCGCTCCCTTGCCGGGAGCGGCGTTGAACGGGGGTCGGTCAGACACGACGACGGCACGAGGATTCCGTTTTTGTCGTAGCTGACCGACCGACCCCACGACCCAGGAGATGCGGCGGACCTAGCATCATGGGGTAACCGGTTGTGCGGGCTTGTTTGCCGCCCATGAGTTGAGCATCGCGCGAAAAAGAAAAAAAATCAACGAATTCTTAACGCTCCGCCGCGAGGTCCTTGTCTCATAGTTAACCGGCGTGGTTGTAACTGTGCCGTAGAGCGGCATTTACGTTATAGAAGACAACAATACAGTATACGGCAGGACACAACCCAGAAGGGTATGGCTTGCAGCCTGCATAAACGGGCTTTTACGCACACGGCCTGATTGTGAAAGCACAACCCATTGATAAGTTTTGTCAAAAATAAATCGTACGATTTATAGCCAAATTTCGCGACAGCCCCCATGACGGGCAATCGCCCTGCCCCCGGCGCCGGAAAATCGGTGCCCTTGGGTAAGCCGCTCGAAATTAAGGCAAATGCCCGCAATTCTAACGTGCCTGTGGACAAAGGTGCCGGAGAGGCGATTCGCGACTCAGGCCGCGGCCGCCACAACCCGGTTGCGGCCCGAACGCTTGGCTTCGTAAAGCGCCGTGTCCGCGCGCTTCAGCAAGGCTTCCGGACTATCGCCCGCCGGCAGGATGGACGAGATGCCGAGCGAGGCAGTAACGGGCAAGAAGACATCGGTGCCGGGAATGCGGAAAGGCTCGCGCTCGACGATCATGCGCAGCCGCTCGGCAACGCTTGCCGCCATCTCGGCCGGCGTATCGGGCATGACCAGCACGAACTCCTCCCCGCCATAGCGGCAGGCAAGGTCGGCGCCGCGCACGGCCGAGCGGACGCGGTTGGCGAATTCACGCAGCACGGCGTCGCCGGCATCGTGGCCATAGGTGTCGTTGACCAGCTTGAAGCGGTCGATATCGGTGATGCAGACCGACAGCGGGCGGCTGCGGGCCGTCGCGCGGTCGATCAGCAGCTTCATGTGGTTGTCGAGGTAGCGACGGTTGTGCAGCCCCGTCAGGCCGTCGGTGACGGCAAGCTCGATGGTCTGGCGCACGCTGGCGCGCAGACGGTCGTTGCAGCGCTTGCGGCGGATCTGGGTGAGGCTGCGGGCGATCAGTTCGTTCGGATCGATCGGCCGCATCAGATAGTCCGTCACGCCGAGATCGAGCGCGCGCACGATCATTTCGTCGTCGCCCTGTTCGGCGATCAGCAGGATCGGCAGGAAGCGCGTGCGCTCCAGCGACCGGAGCTGCGAGCAGAGGCGAAGCGGATCGTAATCCTCGAAATTGGCATTGACGATCACGAGTTCGTAATTGCTTTCGGCCGCCTGGAAGAGCGCCGCCTGCGGATCGGACATGCAGGTGACGTCGGCGACCGGCTTCAGCGCGCGGGCGATGCGCTCCTGCGAGGAGGCGCGCCCGTCGACGAGCAGCACGTCGCCCGGCTCGTCGCCGAGATTGCTGTCGAGGCCGTCTTCCAGCGAGATGGCGCGGGCGGTCGCGGCGCGCATGCGCAGCTCGTCCGTCAGCGTCTTCAGCCGCACGAGGCTCTTGACGCGCGACATGAGCTGCAGGTCGTTGACCGGCTTGGTGAGGAAGTCGTCGGCGCCGGCCTTGAGGCCCCGCACGCGGTCCGACGGCTGGTCGAGGGCCGTCACCATGACGACGGGAATATGGGAGGTGCGCGGATTGGCCTTCAGCCGCTCGCAGACCTCGAAACCGTCGATACCGGGCATCATGATGTCGAGGAGGATGAGGTCGACCTGGGTGCGTTCGCAGATCGAGAGCGCGTCGTAGCCGTTCTCGGCCGTCAGCACGTCGAAATACTCTGCCAGCAACCGGGCTTCGAGCAGCTTCACATTGGCCGGGATGTCGTCGACGACGAGGATACGTGCCGTCATACTGTTGCCTCCCGCCTCACGCGTCGCCGAGATAGGTCTTGATGGTCTCGATGAACTTCGGGACCGAAATGGGCTTGGAGACATAGGCCTCGCAACCGCCCTGCCTGATTCGCTCCTCGTCGCCCTTCATCGCGAAGGCCGTGACGGCGATCACGGGGATGACGTGGAGTTCGTCGTCCTCCTTCAGCCACTTGGTGACTTCCAGGCCCGAAACCTCCGGCAGCTGGATGTCCATCAGGATCAGGTCCGGGCGATGTTTGCGCGCGAGATCAAGGGCTTCCATGCCATTGCGGGTCTGGATCGTCGTATAGCCGGACGCCTCGATGAGGTCCCGGAAGAGCTTCATGTTGAGCTCGTTGTCCTCGACTATCATCACTTGCTTGGGCATCGTGCGTCCCTGTTCCTCTCGCCGGCCTTGCAACCTGTTGGGAGATCGATACGTTGCGGCAAAGCCGAAATCACCCAGCCGGACTGAAGACACGTTAGCGTCACTTGGTTGATTAAAAGGTAAATTTCCCGAGAGAAACGAATGAAAAGCCAAAAAGATACAACCGTGACGAAGGCTGCCGAAGAGACCGCCGTCGCCATTCTCGGATGGCTCGCCGGCGAACCGGATCTGCTGTCGCGTTTCCTGTCGCTGACCGGCGTTTCACCCGAGCAGGTGCGCCACGCGGTGAACGATCCGGGCTTCCTCGCCGGCCTCGTCGACTTCCTCATGGGCCACGAGCCGACCCTCCTCGCCTTCAGCGCGGCGACGGGCATCGCGCCGGAAGCGGTGGTGCATGCCCATGCGGTGCTGACCGGCCCGTATGGCAACGACGATTTCTGAGCGGGCGAAGCGCCGCCCTCAGCATGCCTGTGTACCGCCATCTCTTCCGCCCCGGCGACTATTGAGACTTCTGAACTTAGGCGCTAGTGTCGCAATGTTCAATATTTGTTCCCATCATGAGCACCGCCGCAACGCGTTTTTCGGGCTTCTGTCGCGACTGCCTTTCCGGGCAGCCCGCCGCCCTGCGCCGTTGCCGGGCCTGCGGCAGCCCGCGCCTCGTCTATCATGACGAGCTCTTCGACCTGACGCTCGCCCATATCGACTGCGACGCCTTCTATGCCTCGATCGAAAAACGCGACAATCCGGAGCTCGCCGACAAGCCGGTGATCATCGGCGGCGGCAAGCGCGGCGTCGTCTCCACCGCCTGCTATGTCGCGCGCATCCACGGCGTGCGCTCGGCCATGCCGATGTTCAAGGCGCTGGAGGCCTGCCCGAACGCCGTGGTCATCAGCCCGAACATGGAGAAATACGTGAAGGTCGGGCGCGAGGTGCGCGCCATGATGCAGGACCTGACGCCGCTGGTGCAGCCCCTGTCCATCGACGAGGCCTTCCTGGAGCTGCGCGGCACCGAGCGGCTGCACCACGATCCCCCTGCCCGCGTGCTTGCCCGCTTCGCCCAGCGCGTGGAGAAAGAGGTGGGCATCACCATCTCCATCGGCCTTTCCTACTGCAAGTTCCTCGCCAAGGTCGCCTCCGACCTCAACAAGCCGCGCGGCTTTTCCGTCATCGGCGCGGCGGAGGCGCTGGACTTCCTGCGCGACAAACCGGTGCGCCTCATCTGGGGCGTCGGCAAGGCCTTTGCCGAGACGCTGGAGCGCGACGGCATCCGCACCGTCGGCCAGCTCCAGACCATGGAGGAAAGCGACCTGATGCGCCGCTACGGCGTGATGGGCAAGCGGCTGTTCCACCTGTCGCGCGGCCAGGACGACCGCGAGGTGCATATCAACGACGCGGCCAAGAGCGTTTCGGCGGAAACCACCTTCTTCGACGATCTCTCCAGCCACGACGAGCTCGTCGCGCATCTGCGGCGGCTCAGCGAGAAGGTGGCGACGCGCCTGCGCAAGTCCGGCATTGCCGGCCATACCGTCGTGCTCAAGCTGAAGACCGCCGACTTCAAGAGCCGCACGCGCAACCGCAAGCTCGAAGACCCGACCATGCTGGCCGACCGGATCTTCCGCACCGGCATGGAGCTTCTGCGCAAGGAGACGGACGGCACGAAGTTCCGGCTGATCGGCATCGGCGTTTCCGACCTCACCGACCCCGGCCGGGCCGACCCGCCCGACCTCGTCGATCCGGCCGCCGCGCGCCGCGCCGCCGCGGAGGCGGCGATGAACACGCTGCGCGACAAGTTCGGCAAGGCGAGCGTGGAGACCGGCTATACGTTCGGCAAATCGGGCCCTGAGCGCTTTCACGGAAAGTTGACCGTGAAGACGGGCGGAAAAATCGGCGACCCCAGCGAATAAATCCCGGCAAACCAGCGTTCTTCACTGCATCGGGATGGCACAGATCGGGGGATCGTGCGGGTGCATCAAGCCTTCCTTAAGCGAGATGCACTACGCTTCCGGCCGGTTTGTATTGCGTACGGATGGGTCACATGAAGTTTCGCCTCGCCACTGGCATGAGCATATTGGGCCTGATGCTGAGCTGCGCCACCGCGCTCGGCGGAACGCTCGAAGGTCCGCTCCAGATCATGGTGTCGAAGGACCTGCAGGAGTTGAAGATCTATGACGGCGGCGTGGTGGTCGCCACCTCGCGCGTCTCCACCGGCAAGGCCGGCCATTCGACGCCGACGGGCATCTTCTCGATCCTCGAAAAGAAGCGCTCGCATTTCTCCAATATCTACGACAGCGCGCCGATGCCCTTCATGCAGCGGCTGACCTGGTCGGGCATCGCGCTGCACGCCTCCAACAGCGTGCCGTCCTATCCCGCCTCGCATGGCTGCGTGCGCCTGCCGAACGATTTCGCCAAGACGCTGTTCTCCATCACCCGGCGCGGCGGCCATGTGCTGATCACCGACCGGGAGACCGAGCCGCAGCGCATCGTGCACGCCGTGCTGTTCAAGCCCTCCGTCGTGGTGCCGGATACGCCGCTTCTCTCCGACGCGGGCCTTCGCCCCGGTCTCATCGAGGCCGGCGACAAGAGCGTCGAGGTGGCGATGACCGATCCCAAGCCCGAGGTGCTGACGCCCGTCGTGCAGCGGACCGAGCAGGACCCGATCCGCATTCTCATCACCCGTCGTGGCGATCGCGAGATGATGATCGACCTGCAGGCGCTGCTGACCTCGCTCGGCTATGACGCCGGCCTGCCGGACGGCCGCCACGGCAGGCAGACCGTCGCCGCCATCCGCGCGTTCCAGCTTGCCGAGGGCCTGAAGGAAGACGGCATGGTGACGCCGGAACTCGTGACCGCCGTCTATGCGAAGGCCGGCAAGGGCGCGCCGCCGAACGGGCAGATCCTCGTGCGCCAGAAGTTCAAGCCGCTGATCGAGGAGCCGATCACCATCCGCAACCCGGAAATCGCCCTCGGCACGCATTTCCTGCTCGCCCGTGAGGTCGACGCAGACAAGGGCAAGGCGGAATGGTACGGCGTGAGCATGGACAACCAGCTTCCTTCCGCAACGCTGAAGCGCCTCGGCATCACCACCGAGGCCGATGCGAGCGCGCCTGACGCGCTGACGAAGACGCTCGACCGCCTCGATATCC
This region includes:
- a CDS encoding MFS transporter; its protein translation is MTQPQTGTAGPVEHIHWRSLIAAIAAISAVGIAMGLGLPLLSIIMEKRGISSTLIGINSAMAGVAAMAAAPCTARLAHAWGTSSTMIGAILLAAVSGLGFYYIENFWLWFPLRIVFHGATTMLFILSEFWINAAAPPRRRGLVLGIYATVLSLGFATGPLIFSLIGSEGVLPFALGAVIILLAALPIFIARGESPTIDEKPELHFMRYILLVPTATAAVFIFGAVQVGGLSLLPIYATRAGFTEAQAALLLTVMGIGNMAFQIPLGMLSDRMRDRRSLLTIMAAIGLLGSLSLPIISHNWLLMAGVLLVWGGCVAGLYTVGLSHLGSRLVGADLAAANAAFIFCYAVGTVIGPQAIGAAMDVSGNDGFAWAIVAFFGFYLVLSMARMVFRPKRA
- the rpmG gene encoding 50S ribosomal protein L33; translation: MAKATTIKIKLLSTADTGFFYVTTKNSRTMTEKMTKTKYDPVVKKHVEFKETKIK
- a CDS encoding PleD family two-component system response regulator; this encodes MTARILVVDDIPANVKLLEARLLAEYFDVLTAENGYDALSICERTQVDLILLDIMMPGIDGFEVCERLKANPRTSHIPVVMVTALDQPSDRVRGLKAGADDFLTKPVNDLQLMSRVKSLVRLKTLTDELRMRAATARAISLEDGLDSNLGDEPGDVLLVDGRASSQERIARALKPVADVTCMSDPQAALFQAAESNYELVIVNANFEDYDPLRLCSQLRSLERTRFLPILLIAEQGDDEMIVRALDLGVTDYLMRPIDPNELIARSLTQIRRKRCNDRLRASVRQTIELAVTDGLTGLHNRRYLDNHMKLLIDRATARSRPLSVCITDIDRFKLVNDTYGHDAGDAVLREFANRVRSAVRGADLACRYGGEEFVLVMPDTPAEMAASVAERLRMIVEREPFRIPGTDVFLPVTASLGISSILPAGDSPEALLKRADTALYEAKRSGRNRVVAAAA
- a CDS encoding response regulator codes for the protein MPKQVMIVEDNELNMKLFRDLIEASGYTTIQTRNGMEALDLARKHRPDLILMDIQLPEVSGLEVTKWLKEDDELHVIPVIAVTAFAMKGDEERIRQGGCEAYVSKPISVPKFIETIKTYLGDA
- a CDS encoding DUF3572 domain-containing protein, translated to MTKAAEETAVAILGWLAGEPDLLSRFLSLTGVSPEQVRHAVNDPGFLAGLVDFLMGHEPTLLAFSAATGIAPEAVVHAHAVLTGPYGNDDF
- a CDS encoding DNA polymerase IV, whose translation is MSTAATRFSGFCRDCLSGQPAALRRCRACGSPRLVYHDELFDLTLAHIDCDAFYASIEKRDNPELADKPVIIGGGKRGVVSTACYVARIHGVRSAMPMFKALEACPNAVVISPNMEKYVKVGREVRAMMQDLTPLVQPLSIDEAFLELRGTERLHHDPPARVLARFAQRVEKEVGITISIGLSYCKFLAKVASDLNKPRGFSVIGAAEALDFLRDKPVRLIWGVGKAFAETLERDGIRTVGQLQTMEESDLMRRYGVMGKRLFHLSRGQDDREVHINDAAKSVSAETTFFDDLSSHDELVAHLRRLSEKVATRLRKSGIAGHTVVLKLKTADFKSRTRNRKLEDPTMLADRIFRTGMELLRKETDGTKFRLIGIGVSDLTDPGRADPPDLVDPAAARRAAAEAAMNTLRDKFGKASVETGYTFGKSGPERFHGKLTVKTGGKIGDPSE
- a CDS encoding L,D-transpeptidase family protein yields the protein MKFRLATGMSILGLMLSCATALGGTLEGPLQIMVSKDLQELKIYDGGVVVATSRVSTGKAGHSTPTGIFSILEKKRSHFSNIYDSAPMPFMQRLTWSGIALHASNSVPSYPASHGCVRLPNDFAKTLFSITRRGGHVLITDRETEPQRIVHAVLFKPSVVVPDTPLLSDAGLRPGLIEAGDKSVEVAMTDPKPEVLTPVVQRTEQDPIRILITRRGDREMMIDLQALLTSLGYDAGLPDGRHGRQTVAAIRAFQLAEGLKEDGMVTPELVTAVYAKAGKGAPPNGQILVRQKFKPLIEEPITIRNPEIALGTHFLLAREVDADKGKAEWYGVSMDNQLPSATLKRLGITTEADASAPDALTKTLDRLDIPEDMRTRISGLMGEGASLSISDTGLGPETGDGTDFITVTRKVQKADAGIVTGKKKKKKKSSVSVIN